Proteins from a genomic interval of Nocardia sp. BMG51109:
- a CDS encoding nucleotidyl transferase AbiEii/AbiGii toxin family protein gives MASTPRAPLAAQLTRSLPRAVQRRLGRMEWDTSLTEVSDTEPARLVTADGTVSVKIQLLSPTGRTRWPTEVRPLLQRYLDTPPATLIVPTRAAFVASKTVAWCDRATPRDLWDLWALAGRDAVNHEAAALFRRHGPTNKSPQPWQFATAPTEAQWHAQLAGQTRLQVTATEALRTVREAWIVAAQAVG, from the coding sequence ATCGCATCGACACCTCGGGCTCCCTTGGCAGCTCAACTCACGCGCTCGCTCCCCCGTGCCGTCCAACGTCGCTTGGGTCGAATGGAATGGGATACCAGCCTCACCGAGGTCAGCGACACCGAACCAGCACGCCTCGTCACCGCAGACGGCACCGTCAGCGTCAAAATCCAGCTCCTTTCCCCGACCGGCAGGACCAGATGGCCTACCGAGGTGCGCCCGCTGCTCCAGCGCTACCTCGACACCCCACCCGCCACACTGATAGTCCCGACCCGCGCCGCCTTTGTCGCCAGCAAAACGGTGGCATGGTGCGACCGCGCCACACCGCGCGACCTCTGGGACCTATGGGCCCTGGCCGGTCGCGACGCCGTCAACCATGAAGCCGCTGCTCTCTTTCGTCGCCACGGGCCAACCAACAAATCCCCACAACCATGGCAATTCGCTACCGCCCCAACCGAAGCCCAATGGCACGCCCAACTTGCTGGTCAAACCAGACTTCAGGTCACCGCCACCGAAGCACTTCGCACTGTTCGCGAAGCATGGATAGTAGCCGCGCAAGCAGTCGGCTGA